One Topomyia yanbarensis strain Yona2022 unplaced genomic scaffold, ASM3024719v1 HiC_scaffold_480, whole genome shotgun sequence genomic region harbors:
- the LOC131695623 gene encoding amyloid-beta A4 precursor protein-binding family A member 2-like isoform X3, protein MSYANGTQLKSSSATTAGSGGTTNGTGGSGPPRHPPPPGRPQNYTIYSKDSDRLLWEMRAINHRTPNTTPASTVLNSPDLTDLDTKMRYQHSTLMQHHQIKVGRSPVGSGGNNDSNNSTNPSSPTQIGGPGGAVLLGGHQSGRQQQFSSFSMLSDGDIVVFDDIESGGGWRMSSSRDILGSSPVPSESEEGCGDGGGREDENEKKYYDVDSTKVQRIIGGLTIAEYEGSPRRFGPIDRNDVSPHGGAATGRTSAMPKPGFPKRVISPCPSETPPEQSSESHPELINLNDDNEYGGEDPASGRNTTDSKFNLSYADYFATNNDLDEGDRGNQTPTNLLLTSTDAADDNDGGAVDDYFFAYATTTTTNRNAQSNAYVGQRLATKQRRREWEADPSSPSRDDENQDDQDRNATIGAHLSNNYPYYQKYSNTHYRYGVASVQQTELHNQQRYYHSHQGHYQGYGSVSGGGGDGRGGEAQDIELYIEPGSGVESELDQQHQQQHQHPLDDSKLRNFTLSPETTDYDSNCGDLDSEVSLRYIGNEYGLSGDLNGLSGHVGSGGNGDSGTDYGRLYSSMPILEDGLSSGHASDTENNLPPPGSGISIVMDQQSVNVGADSEQDTGNLRISSSQLVATDVDQCDQVQELDSCDEVQEAIKDIKAALQKTKILPSIEGTSVLVPDQEGTSSISPVWVPRSYDKSRESLDSDQPAKLLSADEEEADTDLETDRLLGQQRLDEHGFVDEKQSWTERPKIRSVRSPAVPLISKNHTAIRAGLGTQLSAESPVNNVGITNLYGNGGCVKLSPSDGDELKQLATVIADSSPEHKSDPDKKSKCKTKEVLIEGVLFRARYLGSTQLVCEGQPTKSTRMMQAEEAVSRIKAPEGETQPSTEVDLFISTEKIMVLNTDLKEIMMDHALRTISYIADIGDLVVLMARRRFVPQDTGDPGGDPAAPLTTGQQQVTINSSSNSNADAGGGGGGGGGSSPPPKKPISRGNRTPKMICHVFESDEAQFIAQSIGQAFQVAYMEFLKANGIEDHSFMKEMDYQEVLNSQEIFGDELEIFAKKELQKEVVVPKAKGEILGVVIVESGWGSMLPTVVIANLASTGAAARCGQLNIGDQIIAINGLSLVGLPLSTCQGYIKNTKTQTAVKFTVVPCAPVVEVRIKRPNTKYQLGFSVQNGVICSLLRGGIAERGGVRVGHRIIEINSQSVVAVPHEKIVNLLATSVGEIHMKTMPTSMFRLLTGQENPIYI, encoded by the exons ATGTCCTACGCAAACGGTACCCAGCTCAAGTCATCCTCCGCTACCACAGCGGGTAGTGGAGGGACAACCAATGGCACCGGTGGCTCTGGACCACCTCGTCATCCCCCGCCACCAGGACGTCCCCAAAACTACACCATCTACAGTAAAGATTCCGATCGGCTACTCTGGGAAATGCGAGCGATCAATCACCGAACGCCAAACACAACCCCTGCCAGTACCGTGCTCAATTCACCGGATCTTACAGATCTGGACACGAAAATGCGCTACCAGCACAGTACCCTGATGCAGCACCATCAGATTAAGGTCGGTCGCAGCCCGGTTGGTTCCGGTGGAAACAATGACAGCAACAACTCTACCAATCCATCAAGTCCGACACAGATCGGCGGTCCTGGAGGAGCCGTGCTGTTGGGGGGACACCAAAGCGGTCGGCAGCAACAGTTCTCTTCGTTTTCTATGCTGTCCGACGGAGATATTGTTGTGTTCGATGATATCGAATCGGGTGGTGGTTGGAGAATGAGTAGCAGTCGGGATATTCTGGGGAGCTCTCCGGTTCCTTCCGAGAGTGAGGAAGGTTGCGGTGATGGTGGTGGAAGAGAAGACGAAAATGAGAAGAAATACTACGACGTGGATAGTACGAAGGTACAGCGCATTATCGGAGGGCTGACGATTGCAGAGTATGAAGGATCGCCGCGGAGGTTCGGCCCCATAGACCGGAATGATGTGAGTCCGCATGGTGGTGCTGCAACAGGGAGGACATCCGCGATGCCGAAACCTGGATTTCCTAAG CGTGTCATCTCCCCGTGCCCATCGGAAACGCCCCCGGAACAATCCAGCGAGTCCCACCCGGAATTGATCAATCTCAATGATGACAACGAGTACGGCGGCGAAGACCCCGCCAGCGGCCGGAACACTACCGACAGTAAGTTCAACCTATCCTATGCGGACTATTTCGCCACTAACAATGACCTGGACGAGGGAGACCGAGGTAACCAGACTCCGACCAACCTGCTACTAACCAGTACCGATGCTGCCGATGACAATGATGGTGGTGCGGTCGATGACTACTTCTTCGCTTACGCTACTACAACTACTACTAACCGGAATGCTCAAAGTAACGCCTACGTCGGTCAACGATTGGCTACCAAACAGCGTCGGCGGGAGTGGGAAGCCGATCCATCCTCTCCGAGTCGTGACGACGAGAATCAGGACGATCAAGACCGGAACGCTACCATTGGTGCTCATCTTAGTAACAACTACCCGTACTATCAAAAGTACAGTAACACTCATTATCGTTATGGTGTCGCCAGCGTGCAACAAACCGAACTTCACAATCAACAACGTTACTATCATTCTCATCAAGGTCATTATCAAGGTTACGGGTCAGtcagtggtggtggtggtgatggtAGGGGTGGGGAAGCACAGGACATTGAACTGTACATTGAGCCTGGCAGCGGTGTCGAGTCCGAATTGGACCAACAACATCAGCAGCAACATCAACATCCACTGGACGACAGCAAGTTAAGGAATTTCACTCTTTCGCCGGAAACGACCGACTATGACTCAAACTGTGGTGATCTGGATTCGGAGGTGTCTTTGCGATACATTGGCAATGAATACG GACTTTCGGGCGATTTGAATGGTCTGTCCGGTCACGTGGGAAGCGGAGGTAATGGTGACTCGGGAACCGATTACGGTCGTCTGTACAGCAGTATGCCAATCCTGGAGGATGGACTGTCCAGTGGGCATGCTTCCGATACCGAGAACAATCTACCTCCTCCCGGATCGGGGATATCGATCGTGATGGACCAACAGTCAGTAAACGTTGGAGCCGACAGCGAACAGGATACAGGTAACTTGCGCATATCTTCCAGCCAATTGGTTGCGACGGACGTGGATCAGTGTGACCAGGTCCAGGAGCTCGATTCGTGTGACGAAGTGCAGGAAGCAATCAAGGATATCAAAGCGGCACTACAAAAGACCAAAATACTGCCTTCCATCGAGGGAACCTCGGTGCTAGTTCCCGATCAGGAGGGAACGAGTTCGATTTCTCCCGTTTGGGTTCCgag GTCCTACGATAAATCACGAGAAAGTTTAGACTCCGACCAACCAGCAAAGTTACTTAGTGCCGACGAAGAGGAAGCTGATACCGATCTGGAAACAGATCGTCTACTAGGACAGCAGCGACTCGATGAGCATGGATTCGTAGACGAAAAG CAGAGTTGGACCGAACGACCAAAGATTCGCTCCGTCCGGTCACCCGCGGTACCACTGATCAGCAAAAATCATACAGCAATCCGAGCTGGTCTTGGGACGCAACTGTCGGCAGAATCACCGGTGAACAACGTAGGCATCACGAACCTGTACGGTAACGGTGGATGTGTGAAACTGTCACCGTCCGACGGTGATGAGCTGAAGCAGCTTGCGACGGTGATCGCCGACAGCAGTCCGGAGCATAAAAGT GATCCCGATAAAAAGAGCAAATGCAAAACTAAAGAGG TTCTGATCGAGGGCGTCCTCTTCCGCGCACGCTACCTCGGTTCCACCCAGCTGGTCTGCGAAGGTCAACCGACGAAGTCGACACGCATGATGCAAGCGGAGGAAGCTGTCTCGAGGATCAAG GCACCCGAGGGTGAAACGCAACCCAGCACGGAAGTGGATCTGTTCATCTCAACCGAAAAGATCATGGTGCTCAACACCGACCTGAAAGAGATCATGATGGATCACGCCCTGCGGACGATCTCCTACATCGCAGACATTGGCGATCTCGTTGTGCTGATGGCTCGAAGACGCTTCGTACCGCAAGACACCGGTGATCCCGGAGGTGATCCGGCTGCTCCACTGACAACTGGCCAGCAGCAGGTCACGATCAATAGTAGTAGTAATAGTAATGCAGACgcaggtggtggtggtggtggtggtggtggtagtAGTCCACCACCGAAGAAACCTATTTCGCGAGGTAACCGGACGCCGAAGATGATCTGCCACGTGTTCGAAAGTGACGAGGCTCAGTTTATCGCGCAATCCATCGGACAGGCATTCCAGGTGGCCTACATGGAGTTCCTGAAGGCGAATGGAATTGAGGATCACAGTTTCATGAAGGAAATGGACTACCAGGAGGTGCTCAATAGTCAGGAGATTTTTGGAGATGAGCTGGAGATTTTCGCAAAGAAAGAACTCCAGAAAGAGGTTGTAGTGCCGAAGGCGAAGGGTGAGATTCTAGGGGTTGTGATCGTGGAATCCGGTTGGGGATCGATGCTACCGACGGTTGTGATTGCCAATTTGGCTTCGACTGGAGCGGCTGCCCGGTGCGGGCAGCTGAATATCGGCGATCAGATCATAGCGATCAATGGACTGAGCTTGGTGGGGTTACCGCTGTCGACCTGCCAGGGTTACATCAAGAATACCAAAACACAGACGGCGGTTAAGTTCACGGTGGTACCTTGCGCTCCGGTGGTAGAAGTGAGGATCAAGCGACCTAACACGAAGTACCAACTCGGGTTTAGCGTGCAGAATGGAGTG ATCTGCAGTTTACTGCGTGGTGGGATCGCAGAACGAGGAGGTGTTCGGGTTGGCCATCGAATAATCGAGATAAACAGTCAGAGTGTGGTGGCGGTACCTCATGAGAAGATCGTCAATCTACTTGCGACTTCGGTAGGCGAG ATCCACATGAAAACCATGCCTACTTCGATGTTCCGCCTGCTGACCGGACAGGAGAATCCAATCTACATCTAA
- the LOC131695623 gene encoding uncharacterized protein LOC131695623 isoform X6, producing MSYANGTQLKSSSATTAGSGGTTNGTGGSGPPRHPPPPGRPQNYTIYSKDSDRLLWEMRAINHRTPNTTPASTVLNSPDLTDLDTKMRYQHSTLMQHHQIKVGRSPVGSGGNNDSNNSTNPSSPTQIGGPGGAVLLGGHQSGRQQQFSSFSMLSDGDIVVFDDIESGGGWRMSSSRDILGSSPVPSESEEGCGDGGGREDENEKKYYDVDSTKVQRIIGGLTIAEYEGSPRRFGPIDRNDVSPHGGAATGRTSAMPKPGFPKRVISPCPSETPPEQSSESHPELINLNDDNEYGGEDPASGRNTTDRLSGDLNGLSGHVGSGGNGDSGTDYGRLYSSMPILEDGLSSGHASDTENNLPPPGSGISIVMDQQSVNVGADSEQDTGNLRISSSQLVATDVDQCDQVQELDSCDEVQEAIKDIKAALQKTKILPSIEGTSVLVPDQEGTSSISPVWVPRSYDKSRESLDSDQPAKLLSADEEEADTDLETDRLLGQQRLDEHGFVDEKQSWTERPKIRSVRSPAVPLISKNHTAIRAGLGTQLSAESPVNNVGITNLYGNGGCVKLSPSDGDELKQLATVIADSSPEHKSDPDKKSKCKTKEGLLDPTVLIEGVLFRARYLGSTQLVCEGQPTKSTRMMQAEEAVSRIKAPEGETQPSTEVDLFISTEKIMVLNTDLKEIMMDHALRTISYIADIGDLVVLMARRRFVPQDTGDPGGDPAAPLTTGQQQVTINSSSNSNADAGGGGGGGGGSSPPPKKPISRGNRTPKMICHVFESDEAQFIAQSIGQAFQVAYMEFLKANGIEDHSFMKEMDYQEVLNSQEIFGDELEIFAKKELQKEVVVPKAKGEILGVVIVESGWGSMLPTVVIANLASTGAAARCGQLNIGDQIIAINGLSLVGLPLSTCQGYIKNTKTQTAVKFTVVPCAPVVEVRIKRPNTKYQLGFSVQNGVICSLLRGGIAERGGVRVGHRIIEINSQSVVAVPHEKIVNLLATSVGEIHMKTMPTSMFRLLTGQENPIYI from the exons ATGTCCTACGCAAACGGTACCCAGCTCAAGTCATCCTCCGCTACCACAGCGGGTAGTGGAGGGACAACCAATGGCACCGGTGGCTCTGGACCACCTCGTCATCCCCCGCCACCAGGACGTCCCCAAAACTACACCATCTACAGTAAAGATTCCGATCGGCTACTCTGGGAAATGCGAGCGATCAATCACCGAACGCCAAACACAACCCCTGCCAGTACCGTGCTCAATTCACCGGATCTTACAGATCTGGACACGAAAATGCGCTACCAGCACAGTACCCTGATGCAGCACCATCAGATTAAGGTCGGTCGCAGCCCGGTTGGTTCCGGTGGAAACAATGACAGCAACAACTCTACCAATCCATCAAGTCCGACACAGATCGGCGGTCCTGGAGGAGCCGTGCTGTTGGGGGGACACCAAAGCGGTCGGCAGCAACAGTTCTCTTCGTTTTCTATGCTGTCCGACGGAGATATTGTTGTGTTCGATGATATCGAATCGGGTGGTGGTTGGAGAATGAGTAGCAGTCGGGATATTCTGGGGAGCTCTCCGGTTCCTTCCGAGAGTGAGGAAGGTTGCGGTGATGGTGGTGGAAGAGAAGACGAAAATGAGAAGAAATACTACGACGTGGATAGTACGAAGGTACAGCGCATTATCGGAGGGCTGACGATTGCAGAGTATGAAGGATCGCCGCGGAGGTTCGGCCCCATAGACCGGAATGATGTGAGTCCGCATGGTGGTGCTGCAACAGGGAGGACATCCGCGATGCCGAAACCTGGATTTCCTAAG CGTGTCATCTCCCCGTGCCCATCGGAAACGCCCCCGGAACAATCCAGCGAGTCCCACCCGGAATTGATCAATCTCAATGATGACAACGAGTACGGCGGCGAAGACCCCGCCAGCGGCCGGAACACTACCGACA GACTTTCGGGCGATTTGAATGGTCTGTCCGGTCACGTGGGAAGCGGAGGTAATGGTGACTCGGGAACCGATTACGGTCGTCTGTACAGCAGTATGCCAATCCTGGAGGATGGACTGTCCAGTGGGCATGCTTCCGATACCGAGAACAATCTACCTCCTCCCGGATCGGGGATATCGATCGTGATGGACCAACAGTCAGTAAACGTTGGAGCCGACAGCGAACAGGATACAGGTAACTTGCGCATATCTTCCAGCCAATTGGTTGCGACGGACGTGGATCAGTGTGACCAGGTCCAGGAGCTCGATTCGTGTGACGAAGTGCAGGAAGCAATCAAGGATATCAAAGCGGCACTACAAAAGACCAAAATACTGCCTTCCATCGAGGGAACCTCGGTGCTAGTTCCCGATCAGGAGGGAACGAGTTCGATTTCTCCCGTTTGGGTTCCgag GTCCTACGATAAATCACGAGAAAGTTTAGACTCCGACCAACCAGCAAAGTTACTTAGTGCCGACGAAGAGGAAGCTGATACCGATCTGGAAACAGATCGTCTACTAGGACAGCAGCGACTCGATGAGCATGGATTCGTAGACGAAAAG CAGAGTTGGACCGAACGACCAAAGATTCGCTCCGTCCGGTCACCCGCGGTACCACTGATCAGCAAAAATCATACAGCAATCCGAGCTGGTCTTGGGACGCAACTGTCGGCAGAATCACCGGTGAACAACGTAGGCATCACGAACCTGTACGGTAACGGTGGATGTGTGAAACTGTCACCGTCCGACGGTGATGAGCTGAAGCAGCTTGCGACGGTGATCGCCGACAGCAGTCCGGAGCATAAAAGT GATCCCGATAAAAAGAGCAAATGCAAAACTAAAGAGG GTCTACTGGACCCAACAGTTCTGATCGAGGGCGTCCTCTTCCGCGCACGCTACCTCGGTTCCACCCAGCTGGTCTGCGAAGGTCAACCGACGAAGTCGACACGCATGATGCAAGCGGAGGAAGCTGTCTCGAGGATCAAG GCACCCGAGGGTGAAACGCAACCCAGCACGGAAGTGGATCTGTTCATCTCAACCGAAAAGATCATGGTGCTCAACACCGACCTGAAAGAGATCATGATGGATCACGCCCTGCGGACGATCTCCTACATCGCAGACATTGGCGATCTCGTTGTGCTGATGGCTCGAAGACGCTTCGTACCGCAAGACACCGGTGATCCCGGAGGTGATCCGGCTGCTCCACTGACAACTGGCCAGCAGCAGGTCACGATCAATAGTAGTAGTAATAGTAATGCAGACgcaggtggtggtggtggtggtggtggtggtagtAGTCCACCACCGAAGAAACCTATTTCGCGAGGTAACCGGACGCCGAAGATGATCTGCCACGTGTTCGAAAGTGACGAGGCTCAGTTTATCGCGCAATCCATCGGACAGGCATTCCAGGTGGCCTACATGGAGTTCCTGAAGGCGAATGGAATTGAGGATCACAGTTTCATGAAGGAAATGGACTACCAGGAGGTGCTCAATAGTCAGGAGATTTTTGGAGATGAGCTGGAGATTTTCGCAAAGAAAGAACTCCAGAAAGAGGTTGTAGTGCCGAAGGCGAAGGGTGAGATTCTAGGGGTTGTGATCGTGGAATCCGGTTGGGGATCGATGCTACCGACGGTTGTGATTGCCAATTTGGCTTCGACTGGAGCGGCTGCCCGGTGCGGGCAGCTGAATATCGGCGATCAGATCATAGCGATCAATGGACTGAGCTTGGTGGGGTTACCGCTGTCGACCTGCCAGGGTTACATCAAGAATACCAAAACACAGACGGCGGTTAAGTTCACGGTGGTACCTTGCGCTCCGGTGGTAGAAGTGAGGATCAAGCGACCTAACACGAAGTACCAACTCGGGTTTAGCGTGCAGAATGGAGTG ATCTGCAGTTTACTGCGTGGTGGGATCGCAGAACGAGGAGGTGTTCGGGTTGGCCATCGAATAATCGAGATAAACAGTCAGAGTGTGGTGGCGGTACCTCATGAGAAGATCGTCAATCTACTTGCGACTTCGGTAGGCGAG ATCCACATGAAAACCATGCCTACTTCGATGTTCCGCCTGCTGACCGGACAGGAGAATCCAATCTACATCTAA
- the LOC131695623 gene encoding amyloid-beta A4 precursor protein-binding family A member 2-like isoform X1 has protein sequence MSYANGTQLKSSSATTAGSGGTTNGTGGSGPPRHPPPPGRPQNYTIYSKDSDRLLWEMRAINHRTPNTTPASTVLNSPDLTDLDTKMRYQHSTLMQHHQIKVGRSPVGSGGNNDSNNSTNPSSPTQIGGPGGAVLLGGHQSGRQQQFSSFSMLSDGDIVVFDDIESGGGWRMSSSRDILGSSPVPSESEEGCGDGGGREDENEKKYYDVDSTKVQRIIGGLTIAEYEGSPRRFGPIDRNDVSPHGGAATGRTSAMPKPGFPKRVISPCPSETPPEQSSESHPELINLNDDNEYGGEDPASGRNTTDSKFNLSYADYFATNNDLDEGDRGNQTPTNLLLTSTDAADDNDGGAVDDYFFAYATTTTTNRNAQSNAYVGQRLATKQRRREWEADPSSPSRDDENQDDQDRNATIGAHLSNNYPYYQKYSNTHYRYGVASVQQTELHNQQRYYHSHQGHYQGYGSVSGGGGDGRGGEAQDIELYIEPGSGVESELDQQHQQQHQHPLDDSKLRNFTLSPETTDYDSNCGDLDSEVSLRYIGNEYGLSGDLNGLSGHVGSGGNGDSGTDYGRLYSSMPILEDGLSSGHASDTENNLPPPGSGISIVMDQQSVNVGADSEQDTGNLRISSSQLVATDVDQCDQVQELDSCDEVQEAIKDIKAALQKTKILPSIEGTSVLVPDQEGTSSISPVWVPRSYDKSRESLDSDQPAKLLSADEEEADTDLETDRLLGQQRLDEHGFVDEKQSWTERPKIRSVRSPAVPLISKNHTAIRAGLGTQLSAESPVNNVGITNLYGNGGCVKLSPSDGDELKQLATVIADSSPEHKSDPDKKSKCKTKEGLLDPTVLIEGVLFRARYLGSTQLVCEGQPTKSTRMMQAEEAVSRIKAPEGETQPSTEVDLFISTEKIMVLNTDLKEIMMDHALRTISYIADIGDLVVLMARRRFVPQDTGDPGGDPAAPLTTGQQQVTINSSSNSNADAGGGGGGGGGSSPPPKKPISRGNRTPKMICHVFESDEAQFIAQSIGQAFQVAYMEFLKANGIEDHSFMKEMDYQEVLNSQEIFGDELEIFAKKELQKEVVVPKAKGEILGVVIVESGWGSMLPTVVIANLASTGAAARCGQLNIGDQIIAINGLSLVGLPLSTCQGYIKNTKTQTAVKFTVVPCAPVVEVRIKRPNTKYQLGFSVQNGVICSLLRGGIAERGGVRVGHRIIEINSQSVVAVPHEKIVNLLATSVGEIHMKTMPTSMFRLLTGQENPIYI, from the exons ATGTCCTACGCAAACGGTACCCAGCTCAAGTCATCCTCCGCTACCACAGCGGGTAGTGGAGGGACAACCAATGGCACCGGTGGCTCTGGACCACCTCGTCATCCCCCGCCACCAGGACGTCCCCAAAACTACACCATCTACAGTAAAGATTCCGATCGGCTACTCTGGGAAATGCGAGCGATCAATCACCGAACGCCAAACACAACCCCTGCCAGTACCGTGCTCAATTCACCGGATCTTACAGATCTGGACACGAAAATGCGCTACCAGCACAGTACCCTGATGCAGCACCATCAGATTAAGGTCGGTCGCAGCCCGGTTGGTTCCGGTGGAAACAATGACAGCAACAACTCTACCAATCCATCAAGTCCGACACAGATCGGCGGTCCTGGAGGAGCCGTGCTGTTGGGGGGACACCAAAGCGGTCGGCAGCAACAGTTCTCTTCGTTTTCTATGCTGTCCGACGGAGATATTGTTGTGTTCGATGATATCGAATCGGGTGGTGGTTGGAGAATGAGTAGCAGTCGGGATATTCTGGGGAGCTCTCCGGTTCCTTCCGAGAGTGAGGAAGGTTGCGGTGATGGTGGTGGAAGAGAAGACGAAAATGAGAAGAAATACTACGACGTGGATAGTACGAAGGTACAGCGCATTATCGGAGGGCTGACGATTGCAGAGTATGAAGGATCGCCGCGGAGGTTCGGCCCCATAGACCGGAATGATGTGAGTCCGCATGGTGGTGCTGCAACAGGGAGGACATCCGCGATGCCGAAACCTGGATTTCCTAAG CGTGTCATCTCCCCGTGCCCATCGGAAACGCCCCCGGAACAATCCAGCGAGTCCCACCCGGAATTGATCAATCTCAATGATGACAACGAGTACGGCGGCGAAGACCCCGCCAGCGGCCGGAACACTACCGACAGTAAGTTCAACCTATCCTATGCGGACTATTTCGCCACTAACAATGACCTGGACGAGGGAGACCGAGGTAACCAGACTCCGACCAACCTGCTACTAACCAGTACCGATGCTGCCGATGACAATGATGGTGGTGCGGTCGATGACTACTTCTTCGCTTACGCTACTACAACTACTACTAACCGGAATGCTCAAAGTAACGCCTACGTCGGTCAACGATTGGCTACCAAACAGCGTCGGCGGGAGTGGGAAGCCGATCCATCCTCTCCGAGTCGTGACGACGAGAATCAGGACGATCAAGACCGGAACGCTACCATTGGTGCTCATCTTAGTAACAACTACCCGTACTATCAAAAGTACAGTAACACTCATTATCGTTATGGTGTCGCCAGCGTGCAACAAACCGAACTTCACAATCAACAACGTTACTATCATTCTCATCAAGGTCATTATCAAGGTTACGGGTCAGtcagtggtggtggtggtgatggtAGGGGTGGGGAAGCACAGGACATTGAACTGTACATTGAGCCTGGCAGCGGTGTCGAGTCCGAATTGGACCAACAACATCAGCAGCAACATCAACATCCACTGGACGACAGCAAGTTAAGGAATTTCACTCTTTCGCCGGAAACGACCGACTATGACTCAAACTGTGGTGATCTGGATTCGGAGGTGTCTTTGCGATACATTGGCAATGAATACG GACTTTCGGGCGATTTGAATGGTCTGTCCGGTCACGTGGGAAGCGGAGGTAATGGTGACTCGGGAACCGATTACGGTCGTCTGTACAGCAGTATGCCAATCCTGGAGGATGGACTGTCCAGTGGGCATGCTTCCGATACCGAGAACAATCTACCTCCTCCCGGATCGGGGATATCGATCGTGATGGACCAACAGTCAGTAAACGTTGGAGCCGACAGCGAACAGGATACAGGTAACTTGCGCATATCTTCCAGCCAATTGGTTGCGACGGACGTGGATCAGTGTGACCAGGTCCAGGAGCTCGATTCGTGTGACGAAGTGCAGGAAGCAATCAAGGATATCAAAGCGGCACTACAAAAGACCAAAATACTGCCTTCCATCGAGGGAACCTCGGTGCTAGTTCCCGATCAGGAGGGAACGAGTTCGATTTCTCCCGTTTGGGTTCCgag GTCCTACGATAAATCACGAGAAAGTTTAGACTCCGACCAACCAGCAAAGTTACTTAGTGCCGACGAAGAGGAAGCTGATACCGATCTGGAAACAGATCGTCTACTAGGACAGCAGCGACTCGATGAGCATGGATTCGTAGACGAAAAG CAGAGTTGGACCGAACGACCAAAGATTCGCTCCGTCCGGTCACCCGCGGTACCACTGATCAGCAAAAATCATACAGCAATCCGAGCTGGTCTTGGGACGCAACTGTCGGCAGAATCACCGGTGAACAACGTAGGCATCACGAACCTGTACGGTAACGGTGGATGTGTGAAACTGTCACCGTCCGACGGTGATGAGCTGAAGCAGCTTGCGACGGTGATCGCCGACAGCAGTCCGGAGCATAAAAGT GATCCCGATAAAAAGAGCAAATGCAAAACTAAAGAGG GTCTACTGGACCCAACAGTTCTGATCGAGGGCGTCCTCTTCCGCGCACGCTACCTCGGTTCCACCCAGCTGGTCTGCGAAGGTCAACCGACGAAGTCGACACGCATGATGCAAGCGGAGGAAGCTGTCTCGAGGATCAAG GCACCCGAGGGTGAAACGCAACCCAGCACGGAAGTGGATCTGTTCATCTCAACCGAAAAGATCATGGTGCTCAACACCGACCTGAAAGAGATCATGATGGATCACGCCCTGCGGACGATCTCCTACATCGCAGACATTGGCGATCTCGTTGTGCTGATGGCTCGAAGACGCTTCGTACCGCAAGACACCGGTGATCCCGGAGGTGATCCGGCTGCTCCACTGACAACTGGCCAGCAGCAGGTCACGATCAATAGTAGTAGTAATAGTAATGCAGACgcaggtggtggtggtggtggtggtggtggtagtAGTCCACCACCGAAGAAACCTATTTCGCGAGGTAACCGGACGCCGAAGATGATCTGCCACGTGTTCGAAAGTGACGAGGCTCAGTTTATCGCGCAATCCATCGGACAGGCATTCCAGGTGGCCTACATGGAGTTCCTGAAGGCGAATGGAATTGAGGATCACAGTTTCATGAAGGAAATGGACTACCAGGAGGTGCTCAATAGTCAGGAGATTTTTGGAGATGAGCTGGAGATTTTCGCAAAGAAAGAACTCCAGAAAGAGGTTGTAGTGCCGAAGGCGAAGGGTGAGATTCTAGGGGTTGTGATCGTGGAATCCGGTTGGGGATCGATGCTACCGACGGTTGTGATTGCCAATTTGGCTTCGACTGGAGCGGCTGCCCGGTGCGGGCAGCTGAATATCGGCGATCAGATCATAGCGATCAATGGACTGAGCTTGGTGGGGTTACCGCTGTCGACCTGCCAGGGTTACATCAAGAATACCAAAACACAGACGGCGGTTAAGTTCACGGTGGTACCTTGCGCTCCGGTGGTAGAAGTGAGGATCAAGCGACCTAACACGAAGTACCAACTCGGGTTTAGCGTGCAGAATGGAGTG ATCTGCAGTTTACTGCGTGGTGGGATCGCAGAACGAGGAGGTGTTCGGGTTGGCCATCGAATAATCGAGATAAACAGTCAGAGTGTGGTGGCGGTACCTCATGAGAAGATCGTCAATCTACTTGCGACTTCGGTAGGCGAG ATCCACATGAAAACCATGCCTACTTCGATGTTCCGCCTGCTGACCGGACAGGAGAATCCAATCTACATCTAA